The genomic segment CCGGCAACCGGTGTTCGCGCCAGAGGTAGTAGTAGACGTCCTCGTAGGCGGCAAACACGTGTTGCCGATCGATCCGCAGCCGCTCGGCAAGGGCTTCCAGAAAGCGACCGGCGAGAGCCGCGTCTGCGCCGTGGTCGCGACCTTCGTCGGCGTAGAGCGCCGGGTCGTTCCATATCGGCTGACCGTCACGCCGCCAGTAGCAGTTCAGCGACCAGCGTGGCAACTGCTCGCCCGGATACCACTTGCCCTGACCGAAATGCTGCAGGCCATGTGGCGCATACTTCTCGCGCAGACGCTGGTAGACCTCCGCCGCGCGCAGTCGCTTGCTCGGTCCGAGGGCGTCGGTGTTCCACTCGGCACCGTCGTGATCGTCGATCGAGACGAAAGTCGGTTCGCCGCCCATCGTCAGGCGAACGTCGCCGCTCGCGAGCTCGGCATCGATCCGCTCACCCAGCTGGTCGATCGCCCGCCACTGCCCGTCGCTGTAGGGAAGCGTCACGCGTGGCGCTTGCCAGCAGCGCTCGATCCGCATGTGGTGCTCGAATTCACATTCGCATTCTTCGCTGAAGCCGGTTATCGGTGCGGCCGAAGACGGCTGCGGCGAGCAGGCGAGCGGTATGTGTCCCTCGCCGGCGAACAGGCCCGAGGTTGGGTCGAGGCCGATCCAGCCGGCGCCGGGGAGGTAAACCTCGCACCAGGCGTGCAGATCGGTGAAATCACGATCGGTTCCCGAAGGACCGTCGAGCGACTTCACATCGGGCACGAGCTGGATCAGGTAACCGGAGACGAAACGCGCAGCCAGCCCGAGATGGCGCAGCAACTGCACCAGCAACCAAGCTGAATCCCGACACGAGCCGCGACCGAGCGCCAGCGTCTCTTCCGGCGTCTGCACGCCGGGTTCGAGACGGATGACGTAGCTGACGGCGCGCTGGATCTGTCGATTGAGGTCGACGAGAAAGTCGACGCTGCCGCGCGGCGCCCGCGGAACGCTCGCCAGCAGTTCGCCGAACAGTGGTGTCAGCGGCAAGCAGTGCAGGTAGGGCTCGAGTTCCTCCTGCTGCCATTCCTCGTAGGCGAAGGGAAAGGTCGCCGCATAGGGCTCGGGAAAGAAGTCGAAGGGGTTGATCACGGACATGCTGGCGACCAGATCGACCTCTACGCAGAACTCGCGCGTCTTCTCCGGAAAGACGAGGCGCGCCAGGTAATTTGCCTGCGGATCCTGCTGCCAGTTGATGAAGTGCTGCGCTGGAGTGATCTTCAGCGAATAGCTGAGGATCGGCGTTCGCGAATGCGGCGCGGGGCGCAGGCGGACGACCTGTGGCGAGAGCGAGACCGGGCGGTCATAGCGGTAGCGCGTCAGATGGTTGAGGGCGACATGGATGGACACGTTCGGCTCCGGGGGTGGTTGACTGGCTTGCTGTTGCAGGATGAGGCGCTGTCGGCTCAGAGCTGCAACTGTCTGAGCAGGTCGGTCTCGAGCCTGACGCGACTGGCGCTCTGTTCGAGATGGCCGCCACTGATCAGGAAGGTATCCTCGACGCGTTCGCCGAGGGTGGCGATCTTTGCCGTGTGCAGGCTGGCGCCGTGCCCGGCGAGTTCCCTGGCGACGATGAACAGCAGGCCCGGCCGGTCGGCGGCGACCACCGTGAGGACGAAGAGCCGGCCGCTGTCGTCGGCTTCGAGGCTGATCACCGGCCTGATGCTGACCTGTGGCTGCAGCGGGAAGTACCTCACCTGCCGCGGCATGCGCCCGTTCGCCGGCGCCTCGGGCGGCAGGCGGTGGGCCAGCCGGTCGCCGAGTTCGTGTTCGATGTAGCTGATCATCGCCCGGTCGCAGTCGCGGTCGCTGACGTCGAGCAGGACGAAGGTGTCGAGGGCATAGGCATGCGCGCTGGTGTGGATGCGGGCATCGACGATATTGTAGCCGGCACGGCTGAAGAAACCGACCATGTGCAAGAAGAGCTCCGCCTCGTCGTGCGTGTAGACCATCACCTGGATGCCGGCACCGAGCGGATTGAGACGGGCGCGGACGACCGGCTGGACACTGTCGACACGGTCGTACAGGGCAGATGCATGCCAAGCGATCTCCTCGGGCGACTGGCGCAGGAAATAAACCGTATCGAGCTGTTGCCACAGCCTTTCCTGCGCTCCCTCGGGCAGCGCCAGGTAACGCATCAGGCGCATTGCCTCGCTTTGCCGCTGGGCGATCACACCGCGGCTCATCAGGGTCTCGCCGTTCGACAGCAGACTGCGCCGGGTGGTGTCGAACAACTGTTCGAGCAGTTGCGCCTTCCAGCTGTTCCACACCTTTGGACTGGTACCACGGATATCGGCGACCGTCAACAGGTAGAGGGCGATCAGGTGTCGCTCGTCACCGACGACGGCGGCAAATGCCGCCACGACGGCCGGATCGGCGACGTCCTGTTTCTGCGCCACGCGCGACATCAGCAGGTGGTGGCGGACGAGCCAGACGATCAGTTCGGCATCCTCGGCCGCGAGACCATGCTCGTCGCAGAACTCGCGCGCGTCGATGGCACCGAGTTCCGAATGGTCACCACCGCGCCCCTTGGCGATGTCGTGAAACAGCGCGGCGATGTAGAGCAGCCAGGGCCTGCCGAGGTCGCTGATCAGGCGGCTGCACAGCGGATACTCGTGCGCGAAGTCGTCCATCGTGAAGCGGCGCAGGTTGCGCAGGACCTGCAGGCTGTGCTGGTCGACCGTGTAGACGTGAAACAGGTCGTGCTGCATCTGGCCGACGATGCGCCCGAAGCACGGCAGGTAGCGGCCAAGGACACCGAACCGGTTCATCAGGCGAAACACCTGGACGAGCCCCCGTTCGTGCTGCAGGATCTGCAGGAAGAGCGAACGGTTCTCCGGCCGCTGGCGGAAATCATCGTCCACCAGCTTGCGCGCCCGCCAGAGCGCCCGCTGCGCCCGCGCGCTCATGCCCTTGAGCTCGGGATGCCCCTGCAGCAGCAGGAAGGCCTCGAGGATCGCCGATGGCTCGTCGACGAAGACCTCTTCGTGGACGACATCGAGGAACTCGTGCAGGTTCTGGAAACGCTCGTTGATCGCCAGCGGTGGCTCGTCCGGCGGTGGCAAGAGGGTCGCCGCCAGGTTCTGCAGCAGGATGCCGCAAACCTGCGTGACCGTCTTCGCCCGCCGGTAGTAGCGCTGCATCAGTTGCTCGCTCGGAAGCTGCGTCGCGCTGCCGGTGCAACCCAACTTCTCGGCCAGGGCAATCTGGTATTCGAAGAGCAGGCGGTCTTCGCGACGTCCGGCATGCAGGTGGAGCCGTGTCCGCAGATGACGCAGGAAGTCTTCGCACTCAACCAGCAAACTGGCCTCGTCCGCGGTGATGAAGCCACCGTGCACGAGGTCGTGCCAGGACTCGCCGAAACCGGCAGCCTTGGCGACCCACAGGACGAGCTGCAGGTCACGCAGCCCACCCGGCCCATCCTTGCAGTTCGCCTCGAGACTGTTCGGCGTATCGCTGAAGCGGCGGTGGCGGTCTTCCTGCTCGATCCGCTTCGTCTGCAGGAAGACGCCCGCGTCGATGCTGTCGGCAAGGATCGAGCGGAAGCCGGCGAACAGCCGCTGGTCGCCGATGAGCAGTCGGGATTCGATCATCGCCGTCTGCACGGTGGCGTCGCCGGCGGCCTCTTCCAGGCATTGCTCGACGGTGCGCACGCTGTGCCCGGTCTCCAGTCCGATGTCCCAAAGCAGGCAGACCAGCCGTTCGAGACGCTCGGCCAGCGGCCCATCGGCCTCTGCCGGCAGCAGCACGAGGAGGTCGATGTCCGACGCCGGGTAGAGCTCGCCACGGCCATAGCCACCGACCGCGACGAGGGCGAGCGATGCCGGTACAGCCAGCGCTTCCCAGGCATCGCGCAACACCGCGTCGGTCAGCCGGCAGCGGTCGCGCAGGAGGATCGCGGCATCGGCGGTGGCGGCGAAGGACTCCTCGATGGCCTTTTGCCCGTCCAGCAGCCTGGCCTTGAGGTCGGCGACGAGCGTCTTCCGCGCTGGCGTCTGCCCGCTCATCGTCGGGTGACGAGGGGCGCGAGCCGCCTGGAAGACCAGGCGGACGACAGCAGTCCGGACCACAGCCAGTGGCGCGACCACCACGACCAGCTTTCGAGACCACCCCGCAGCATGCGCCAGGGCCACAACACCGCCGCCTGCGGGCGCCAGCGCTCGAGCTCGAGCAGTTCCTGCAGCGCCGCGAGGGACGCACCCCAGTAGGCGGACGAATCCGTCTCGCCGACCACTTCCTCGGCGCGCAAGATCGCTGCGCGCCACAGGACCTCGGCGCGCGCTTCGCTGACTCGTGCCCGGCTGGCCAGCCAGGGAAGAAGCATCGGTGTTCTCATCGGTGTTGCTCCACTCTGCGTTTGGCCCGGCGCTACACGCCGGGAGACGAAAATCCGGCGGCCACGCGGTGCCAGGCCTGACCTGCCGACTGGCGCGACCGGGGTCTTGGCCCTCTTGTCAAGCAAGATCCATGCGAGCACCGATCGCAACGCGGCGTGCACTTGCCGTTCGTCGGTCCGGCGAGGCTGCCGCCGCTCCGCCGCCCGAGTCGTCGGTGGCCCGCCGGGTTGCCGGAAGACGCCCTGCTGCGGCCGAGGGCACGGTGGCCGGGAGCTTCGACCAGCAATCGCAAGGACCCTCCTGGTCGGGGGCATGGCGGCACAAAGACGGTGCGTCGACCCGCCATGGGGCCCCAGGACTGGGCATTGGCCGGCGACAAGAGCGGCTCGCCCGCTGCCGGCAACGGCAGCCCTGCTGCAACGAACGGTTTGCGGTCCGCGAACCACGGCGGTCCTTCCTCCTGTCCAACAGGGCCGGGGCACCGGTGATTCGCTC from the Accumulibacter sp. genome contains:
- a CDS encoding [protein-PII] uridylyltransferase; protein product: MSGQTPARKTLVADLKARLLDGQKAIEESFAATADAAILLRDRCRLTDAVLRDAWEALAVPASLALVAVGGYGRGELYPASDIDLLVLLPAEADGPLAERLERLVCLLWDIGLETGHSVRTVEQCLEEAAGDATVQTAMIESRLLIGDQRLFAGFRSILADSIDAGVFLQTKRIEQEDRHRRFSDTPNSLEANCKDGPGGLRDLQLVLWVAKAAGFGESWHDLVHGGFITADEASLLVECEDFLRHLRTRLHLHAGRREDRLLFEYQIALAEKLGCTGSATQLPSEQLMQRYYRRAKTVTQVCGILLQNLAATLLPPPDEPPLAINERFQNLHEFLDVVHEEVFVDEPSAILEAFLLLQGHPELKGMSARAQRALWRARKLVDDDFRQRPENRSLFLQILQHERGLVQVFRLMNRFGVLGRYLPCFGRIVGQMQHDLFHVYTVDQHSLQVLRNLRRFTMDDFAHEYPLCSRLISDLGRPWLLYIAALFHDIAKGRGGDHSELGAIDAREFCDEHGLAAEDAELIVWLVRHHLLMSRVAQKQDVADPAVVAAFAAVVGDERHLIALYLLTVADIRGTSPKVWNSWKAQLLEQLFDTTRRSLLSNGETLMSRGVIAQRQSEAMRLMRYLALPEGAQERLWQQLDTVYFLRQSPEEIAWHASALYDRVDSVQPVVRARLNPLGAGIQVMVYTHDEAELFLHMVGFFSRAGYNIVDARIHTSAHAYALDTFVLLDVSDRDCDRAMISYIEHELGDRLAHRLPPEAPANGRMPRQVRYFPLQPQVSIRPVISLEADDSGRLFVLTVVAADRPGLLFIVARELAGHGASLHTAKIATLGERVEDTFLISGGHLEQSASRVRLETDLLRQLQL